A genomic stretch from uncultured Pseudodesulfovibrio sp. includes:
- a CDS encoding bifunctional aspartate transaminase/aspartate 4-decarboxylase, whose protein sequence is MSPELSPFELKDTLIELAGKAKNHMMLNAGRGNPNFLAIQPRHAFIRMGKFALEESSRSYAYLYGGFGGASDKKNIGARFTEFLVRNEERKGTHLLRAAFSYMRDQLGLDYDDVVFEFCEAYLGCNYPVPPRMLSSMEKVVREYLVKEMYGGKPALNEFDIFATEGGTAAMTYIFQSLKHNRLLAAKNKVAIVTPIFTPYLEIPVLPEYGLEVLTLEVEEELGWQLSEKAIKQLEDPTIKVLYVVNPSNPPSVKMSSSVLESIANLVREKRQDLMVITDDVYGTFADDFLSLAAMVPQNTLLVYSFSKYFGATGWRLGAIALAENNVFDDKLAALGKADKTVLAERYSSLTDDVPGLKFIDRMVADSRAVALNHTSGISLPQQLQMAFFALFALVDAHDEYKQATKKLIRRRYERLMGSIGVETEKDENSVEYYTLLDLQVLGEYFYSKEFGQWVVDNHKDMEFLFTIARECGVVMLPGNGFDDSHPSARVSLANLTEWEYETIGKMTRQVLDEMFQTYTAKK, encoded by the coding sequence ATGAGTCCCGAACTGAGTCCTTTTGAACTGAAAGACACATTGATCGAACTGGCCGGAAAGGCCAAGAACCACATGATGCTCAACGCAGGCCGCGGCAATCCCAACTTCCTTGCAATCCAGCCTCGACACGCTTTCATCCGTATGGGCAAGTTCGCTCTGGAAGAATCCAGCCGTTCATACGCATATCTGTATGGCGGTTTCGGCGGTGCCAGCGACAAGAAAAACATTGGTGCCAGATTCACCGAATTCCTCGTCCGCAACGAGGAGAGAAAGGGTACACATCTCCTGCGAGCAGCATTCTCATACATGCGGGACCAACTCGGTCTCGACTATGACGACGTGGTTTTCGAATTCTGCGAAGCCTACCTTGGCTGCAACTACCCAGTCCCACCCCGCATGCTCTCCTCCATGGAAAAAGTCGTCCGTGAATATCTGGTCAAGGAGATGTACGGCGGCAAACCCGCCCTGAATGAATTCGATATCTTCGCCACAGAAGGCGGCACTGCGGCCATGACCTACATCTTTCAATCCCTGAAACACAACCGACTCCTTGCCGCCAAGAACAAGGTCGCCATTGTCACGCCGATCTTCACGCCGTATCTGGAAATCCCGGTCCTGCCCGAATACGGACTGGAAGTCCTAACCCTCGAAGTTGAAGAGGAGCTGGGGTGGCAATTGAGCGAAAAAGCGATCAAACAACTGGAAGATCCGACCATCAAGGTTCTGTATGTGGTCAACCCGTCCAATCCGCCGTCCGTGAAGATGAGTTCCTCCGTACTGGAATCCATCGCCAATCTGGTCAGAGAAAAGCGCCAGGACCTCATGGTCATCACTGATGACGTGTACGGCACCTTTGCCGACGACTTTCTGTCTCTGGCCGCAATGGTCCCGCAGAACACGCTGCTCGTGTACTCCTTCTCCAAATACTTCGGCGCAACCGGCTGGCGTCTCGGAGCCATCGCCCTTGCGGAAAACAATGTCTTCGACGACAAGCTCGCTGCACTGGGCAAAGCCGATAAAACTGTGCTGGCTGAACGCTACAGTTCCCTGACGGATGATGTCCCCGGCCTGAAGTTCATCGACCGCATGGTAGCGGACTCCCGCGCCGTGGCATTGAATCACACCTCGGGCATATCCCTGCCCCAGCAGTTGCAGATGGCCTTTTTCGCCCTGTTCGCGCTGGTCGATGCCCACGACGAATACAAACAGGCTACCAAGAAACTCATTCGCCGCCGTTATGAACGGCTGATGGGCAGCATTGGCGTTGAGACCGAAAAGGATGAGAACAGCGTCGAATACTACACTCTGCTTGATTTGCAGGTGCTCGGCGAATATTTTTACTCCAAAGAGTTCGGCCAGTGGGTTGTGGACAACCACAAGGACATGGAGTTTCTGTTCACCATTGCCAGGGAATGCGGCGTGGTCATGCTGCCCGGTAACGGCTTTGATGATTCCCACCCCTCGGCCCGCGTCTCTCTGGCCAACCTCACGGAGTGGGAATACGAAACCATCGGTAAGATGACGAGGCAGGTGTTGGACGAAATGTTCCAGACGTACACCGCAAAAAAATAA
- a CDS encoding arylamine N-acetyltransferase, with protein MGVFEFDLVEYLRRLHFSGNISATTEGLHALQRAQLYNIPFENFDIQLGRGVDLNQEHLFDKLVLSPRGGYCFELNGLFLMALRAFGFEARSLLARVHLSGQPSGRGHQLSLVNVEGRQWLVDVGFGEDAPLGPYLFERGAVQDIGGKLTRLIDGGVFGNMLQVRADDGWKNLYSFDMEHVCQGDINYGVHYTSTNLNSFFTTSRVAMKPLEDGMVTLFNNRLTLSRDGQEKVMQLPEGQGYLDALKVHFGIELDASYEALRPVE; from the coding sequence ATGGGAGTCTTCGAATTCGATTTGGTCGAGTACCTTCGACGACTGCATTTTTCAGGGAATATATCAGCGACAACGGAGGGGCTGCATGCCTTGCAACGGGCGCAATTGTACAATATCCCCTTCGAGAATTTTGACATCCAGCTCGGCCGAGGTGTCGATCTCAATCAGGAACACCTCTTTGATAAACTCGTGCTCAGTCCTCGTGGGGGCTACTGCTTCGAGCTGAACGGTTTGTTTCTGATGGCGCTTCGTGCTTTCGGATTCGAGGCCCGCTCTTTGTTGGCCCGGGTTCATTTGTCGGGGCAACCCTCTGGACGTGGGCATCAACTTTCCCTTGTCAATGTGGAGGGCCGTCAATGGTTGGTGGATGTGGGATTCGGAGAGGACGCCCCCTTAGGGCCCTACCTGTTTGAACGGGGGGCGGTTCAGGATATCGGTGGAAAGTTGACTCGCCTGATTGACGGCGGTGTTTTCGGGAACATGCTTCAGGTACGCGCCGATGATGGGTGGAAGAACCTCTACAGTTTTGACATGGAGCATGTCTGTCAGGGCGACATCAACTACGGTGTCCACTATACGTCAACCAACCTCAATTCATTCTTCACCACTTCTCGGGTCGCCATGAAACCTCTTGAGGATGGAATGGTTACACTCTTCAACAACAGGCTCACCCTGTCCCGGGACGGACAGGAAAAAGTAATGCAACTGCCTGAAGGTCAGGGGTATCTGGACGCGCTGAAGGTTCATTTTGGTATCGAGCTCGACGCGTCTTACGAAGCTTTGAGACCCGTTGAGTAA
- a CDS encoding peroxiredoxin-like family protein, translated as MSLAEKINEINEEVRVNIPVDIQAVMAEATKTLSESDLVSNAPKAGDTMKNFTLPNALGEERSLDTLREIGPVVVTFYRGGWCPYCNLELRAYQHVLPDITAAGASLVAITPELPDASLSTIEKNGLGFEVLTDENSNYARKLGLVFTLPEELQAIYTRLGLHLEKHNGQGQFDLPLVATFIVGVDGTILSAFVDADYRVRKEPSEIVEELKLKRKG; from the coding sequence ATGTCACTTGCTGAAAAAATCAATGAAATAAATGAAGAAGTGCGTGTGAACATTCCCGTCGATATTCAGGCCGTGATGGCAGAGGCAACAAAGACGTTGAGTGAGTCTGATCTGGTTTCCAATGCGCCAAAGGCGGGTGACACAATGAAGAACTTCACGCTGCCGAATGCTCTCGGTGAAGAGCGGAGTCTCGATACGTTGAGGGAAATCGGGCCGGTTGTCGTCACCTTCTACCGGGGAGGCTGGTGTCCATATTGTAATTTGGAGTTGCGTGCCTATCAGCACGTTCTGCCAGATATAACAGCTGCAGGAGCTTCGCTGGTTGCTATTACTCCGGAGCTTCCCGATGCCTCATTGTCGACAATCGAAAAAAACGGATTGGGATTTGAAGTGCTCACGGATGAGAACTCCAACTATGCAAGAAAACTGGGGCTTGTGTTTACTCTGCCGGAAGAATTGCAGGCTATATATACGCGTTTGGGGCTTCATCTCGAAAAGCATAATGGACAAGGGCAGTTTGATCTGCCTCTGGTCGCAACGTTTATTGTGGGAGTTGATGGTACCATTCTCAGTGCATTCGTGGATGCTGACTACAGGGTCCGTAAAGAACCGAGCGAAATAGTGGAAGAATTGAAATTAAAAAGAAAAGGATAA
- a CDS encoding 4Fe-4S dicluster domain-containing protein, with the protein MRQLSIMVDLDRCIGCKTCIVACRNHHDIIDHENDQPGAMANYLRVESKLEGTYPELREDYWVVMCQHCKKYPCAKACEYEAITKDPQTGIVLISQEKCTGCGECIEKCPYNVIQFNKDDLYAHKCNLCYDRVTHGLDPVCVDVCLTGALSFGEKEVLLMHAEAKGKQVIKKMSTQSIIYVKNA; encoded by the coding sequence ATGAGACAGCTCAGCATAATGGTGGATCTGGATCGCTGTATCGGATGCAAAACATGCATCGTCGCCTGCAGAAATCATCATGATATAATCGACCACGAGAATGATCAGCCCGGAGCCATGGCCAACTATCTCCGAGTGGAAAGCAAATTGGAAGGAACCTATCCCGAATTGCGGGAAGACTACTGGGTGGTCATGTGCCAGCATTGCAAAAAGTATCCGTGCGCCAAGGCCTGCGAATATGAAGCCATAACCAAAGATCCGCAGACAGGTATCGTGCTTATCAGTCAGGAAAAGTGCACAGGTTGCGGCGAATGTATAGAGAAGTGCCCGTATAACGTCATCCAATTCAACAAGGATGATCTCTACGCACATAAGTGCAACCTCTGCTATGACCGTGTAACTCACGGTTTGGACCCGGTCTGTGTTGACGTGTGCCTGACAGGCGCACTCAGCTTCGGTGAAAAGGAAGTCCTTCTGATGCATGCTGAGGCCAAGGGCAAACAGGTCATCAAGAAAATGAGCACCCAGTCTATTATTTACGTCAAGAACGCTTAA
- the aspT gene encoding aspartate-alanine antiporter, whose amino-acid sequence MELLRANPFMALFLSLAFGYLLGKIKFGKFQLGGIAGTLIAAVIIGQIGLKVDEGVKSIFFALFIYAVGYSGGPQFFSSINRSTIKLVFAAIMMTVTGLLTVLLFAKQFDLGIGLAAGLAAGGLTQSAIIGTAGSAIDLLGLSQSAVNSLKVDIAVGYSVTYIFGSLGPILFVTAILPMLYKWDIRKEAMVLAQKLGGGGRELNEGEYLPLSRIASHVYRVADDAPIVGHNRNFLEDLHNDMIRVESVIRGGSPSELDDAFSFQPNDLVMVTGLRTTLEKCSPSIGPEYEDEDDLFSLVEESRKIFITNKAFHGRTLEEVHHRGEGKHYGVYYTALTRMGHAMPLYPKTEIHVGDELTLNGAKADLDKVEKAIGYKSPSVHATEFMTFGLGMVVGYLIGLVSFHVGSAEVTLGSGLGCLIAGLAFGYLRMKHPHFGGVDSGAVSFLQSFGLAVFVGVVGLNAGAEALTTIQKHGMTLLLLGVGVTMIPQFVTFLFNYYVLKIKNPIIALGVVTGSRSANPAFSALLDKTQNATPVAAFTVTYAIANIMLTLWGPVIVTILH is encoded by the coding sequence ATGGAATTATTGCGGGCCAATCCGTTTATGGCACTGTTCCTTTCTCTGGCCTTTGGTTATCTGCTGGGGAAAATCAAATTCGGCAAATTCCAACTAGGCGGCATTGCCGGAACATTAATAGCCGCCGTCATCATCGGACAGATCGGGCTGAAGGTCGACGAAGGCGTCAAAAGCATCTTCTTCGCCTTATTCATCTATGCCGTCGGCTACAGCGGCGGCCCACAGTTTTTCAGCTCCATCAATCGTTCCACCATCAAACTGGTTTTTGCCGCCATCATGATGACCGTGACCGGCCTGCTGACAGTGCTTCTTTTCGCCAAACAATTCGACCTGGGGATCGGACTGGCAGCAGGTCTGGCAGCAGGCGGGCTGACGCAATCCGCGATCATCGGCACCGCAGGCAGTGCAATAGACCTGCTCGGATTGAGCCAAAGCGCGGTAAACAGTCTGAAAGTCGATATCGCGGTGGGGTACTCGGTGACGTACATTTTCGGATCACTGGGACCGATCCTCTTTGTAACAGCCATCCTGCCGATGCTCTACAAATGGGATATCCGCAAAGAAGCCATGGTATTGGCCCAGAAACTCGGAGGCGGTGGCCGTGAACTGAACGAGGGGGAATATCTTCCACTGTCCCGCATCGCTTCCCATGTCTACCGCGTCGCAGACGACGCTCCGATTGTCGGTCACAACCGCAACTTCCTCGAAGACCTGCACAACGACATGATCCGGGTTGAATCAGTCATACGTGGCGGCTCACCCAGTGAGCTTGATGACGCCTTCAGTTTTCAACCGAACGATCTGGTCATGGTGACAGGCTTACGCACGACACTTGAAAAATGCTCGCCCTCCATCGGCCCGGAATACGAAGACGAGGATGATCTCTTCTCTCTGGTTGAAGAATCCCGCAAAATTTTCATTACCAACAAAGCCTTTCACGGACGAACCCTTGAAGAAGTCCATCACCGTGGAGAAGGAAAACACTACGGAGTCTACTACACGGCCCTCACCCGCATGGGACACGCCATGCCCCTGTATCCAAAGACCGAGATACATGTCGGCGACGAACTGACGCTCAACGGGGCAAAGGCGGACCTCGACAAGGTGGAAAAGGCCATCGGCTACAAGTCTCCTTCCGTCCATGCCACGGAGTTTATGACCTTCGGCCTCGGCATGGTTGTCGGCTATCTGATCGGCCTTGTTTCATTCCACGTCGGCTCGGCAGAGGTCACGCTCGGCAGCGGTCTGGGCTGTCTGATTGCAGGACTCGCATTTGGTTACCTGCGGATGAAACACCCCCATTTCGGCGGCGTTGATTCCGGGGCTGTCAGCTTCCTGCAAAGCTTCGGTCTTGCCGTATTTGTTGGGGTGGTCGGCCTCAATGCTGGAGCAGAAGCCCTGACAACCATCCAGAAGCACGGCATGACCCTTTTGCTGCTCGGAGTAGGGGTCACCATGATTCCGCAGTTCGTGACGTTTCTGTTCAACTACTATGTGTTAAAGATCAAGAATCCGATCATAGCCCTCGGCGTCGTCACCGGCAGCCGAAGCGCAAATCCAGCGTTTTCCGCACTGCTCGACAAGACACAGAATGCGACCCCGGTGGCCGCCTTCACCGTGACCTATGCCATTGCCAACATCATGTTGACGCTCTGGGGGCCGGTCATCGTCACTATTCTTCACTAA
- a CDS encoding molybdopterin-dependent oxidoreductase, protein MYQDGWIPTVCYQCKAECAILARVENGVVKEVKGNPRGRGKACVKGMAGITSLYSSERLKHPMKRVGERGSGKFERITWDEAMDIMETKLTELRDRGEAHKFTYSMFPHSVTDPKWRFVNAAGGFISTGLPHCDSAKIMAHMHTFGCFPNHHIAPMYNTVPKGGLMILSGRHPFGCLDDACVPKHILDAKDRGAKLIVIDPIYRTEASKADWWIPIKPGGDAALFLGVCNYLLMNDLYDKEFCDKWVREGDMDGLMAHMKDKTPEAMSKICSVPAKDIIKLAKMVAEAPSACIDAFKSIMYGNGMDWGHAWSIFLVITGNLDNPGGQPLPEIAPMAPVEPVPPAPDVTELGYHRSGNNREKFDHYKFFLQPTWYAAQAIKDDTLKVFFASECNPALSEMGSGEWRKAVTMKDENGNYKLELLVVTEIMPSETMKWADLVLPDQTNFERWELLYMPWWYNFGHGTALCQPVVDPIGESRHANRVFIELGKRMFPEYFAFKDDVEYYDIELSGVGMSVKKLQENGGLWSPGTAGFRKYEDTGKFNTPSGKIELEWQMYEEIGQKWPSPQLPLEYRRGEDEFPFILVNFRTIFLNNTGAWSQNNAQLRDPVSGLDANPCLMNPLDAKKLGIVDGDTVTMASSSGSVEVPVMLTEKIIPGCAGIIHGFGQTMGKVASRGKWIGDNELIADAGSTLDEQDMRGGEAHVSTRVKIYK, encoded by the coding sequence ATGTATCAAGATGGGTGGATTCCAACTGTCTGCTATCAGTGCAAAGCTGAATGTGCCATTTTGGCGCGTGTGGAGAATGGTGTCGTCAAGGAAGTGAAGGGAAATCCTCGTGGGCGCGGTAAGGCCTGCGTCAAGGGGATGGCGGGTATTACCTCCTTATACTCGTCAGAGCGTCTCAAGCATCCCATGAAGCGTGTTGGAGAACGTGGCAGCGGGAAATTCGAGCGCATCACCTGGGACGAAGCCATGGACATCATGGAAACAAAGCTGACTGAATTGCGTGATCGCGGAGAGGCACACAAGTTCACCTATTCCATGTTTCCGCATTCCGTGACCGATCCAAAGTGGCGTTTCGTCAACGCCGCCGGGGGTTTCATCTCAACAGGTCTGCCTCACTGCGATTCAGCCAAGATCATGGCTCACATGCATACGTTCGGTTGTTTTCCCAACCATCACATAGCCCCCATGTACAATACGGTGCCCAAGGGAGGCCTGATGATCCTGTCCGGCCGTCACCCCTTTGGCTGTCTGGATGATGCCTGCGTACCCAAACACATTCTGGATGCCAAGGATCGTGGCGCAAAGCTCATCGTCATTGATCCGATTTACCGCACCGAAGCCTCCAAGGCAGATTGGTGGATTCCCATCAAGCCGGGCGGTGACGCAGCCCTGTTCCTCGGTGTATGCAACTATCTGCTGATGAATGATCTGTACGACAAGGAATTCTGCGACAAGTGGGTCCGCGAAGGCGATATGGACGGCCTGATGGCTCATATGAAGGATAAGACCCCGGAAGCCATGAGCAAGATATGCAGTGTTCCGGCCAAGGATATCATCAAGCTTGCCAAGATGGTCGCCGAGGCTCCCAGTGCCTGCATCGATGCTTTCAAGTCCATCATGTACGGTAACGGCATGGATTGGGGACATGCCTGGTCCATCTTCCTGGTCATCACAGGTAATCTGGATAATCCGGGCGGTCAGCCTTTGCCAGAAATTGCCCCCATGGCACCGGTTGAGCCCGTGCCTCCGGCGCCGGATGTCACGGAGCTTGGCTATCACCGGTCCGGCAACAACAGGGAAAAATTCGACCATTACAAATTCTTTCTGCAACCCACATGGTATGCGGCGCAGGCCATCAAGGACGACACCCTCAAGGTCTTCTTTGCTTCCGAGTGCAACCCGGCACTGTCGGAAATGGGTTCCGGCGAATGGCGCAAGGCCGTGACCATGAAGGACGAGAACGGTAATTACAAACTGGAACTGCTCGTCGTCACCGAAATCATGCCGTCTGAAACCATGAAGTGGGCCGACCTTGTTTTGCCTGACCAGACCAATTTCGAGCGGTGGGAACTACTCTACATGCCGTGGTGGTACAACTTCGGTCATGGAACGGCTCTGTGCCAGCCGGTTGTCGATCCCATCGGTGAATCCCGACATGCCAACCGTGTCTTTATTGAGCTCGGAAAACGCATGTTCCCCGAGTACTTCGCCTTCAAGGATGATGTGGAATACTACGACATCGAATTATCCGGTGTGGGCATGTCCGTAAAGAAATTGCAGGAGAATGGCGGTCTCTGGTCTCCAGGAACAGCCGGTTTCCGCAAATATGAAGATACCGGCAAGTTCAATACCCCATCCGGCAAGATCGAACTGGAATGGCAGATGTACGAGGAAATAGGTCAGAAGTGGCCTAGCCCTCAATTGCCGTTGGAGTATCGTCGTGGAGAAGACGAGTTCCCGTTCATTCTTGTCAATTTCAGGACCATCTTCCTGAACAATACTGGTGCGTGGTCCCAGAACAACGCACAACTTCGGGACCCCGTATCCGGTCTCGACGCCAACCCCTGTCTCATGAACCCTCTTGATGCGAAGAAACTCGGCATTGTCGATGGAGATACTGTAACCATGGCTTCAAGTTCCGGCTCGGTGGAGGTTCCGGTGATGCTGACCGAAAAGATAATCCCCGGTTGCGCGGGCATTATTCATGGATTCGGCCAGACCATGGGCAAGGTGGCATCTCGCGGCAAGTGGATCGGCGACAATGAGTTGATTGCCGATGCCGGATCAACACTGGACGAGCAGGATATGCGCGGCGGAGAGGCGCATGTTTCGACTCGAGTCAAGATATATAAATAA
- a CDS encoding TetR/AcrR family transcriptional regulator, which yields MAKAQYDRNCILDRSIELFWEHGFNGSSMKQLVQATGLKPGSLYLSFGNKEAIYREAMQRYAEKGILSIREILDTAPSVGEGLCRILEMYVQEATKKDYCSCFLVKTQLELSAVGNTLHDFAAAKLREVEAVYQNYLEKEFSNAVSTVRATSLMLHIFGMRVYGYQQGSTDRMRRGLKEGLPWLPWTDEA from the coding sequence ATGGCAAAAGCCCAATATGACAGGAACTGCATACTTGATAGGTCGATAGAACTTTTCTGGGAACACGGCTTCAACGGTTCATCAATGAAGCAGTTGGTCCAGGCAACAGGTTTGAAACCCGGGTCGCTCTATCTCTCATTCGGCAACAAAGAGGCCATATACCGTGAAGCAATGCAGCGTTACGCCGAAAAAGGCATCCTGAGTATCCGTGAGATACTGGATACCGCGCCAAGTGTCGGGGAAGGTCTTTGCAGGATTCTCGAAATGTATGTGCAAGAAGCGACAAAAAAAGACTATTGCAGTTGCTTCCTTGTTAAAACCCAACTTGAATTATCCGCTGTGGGAAATACTCTTCATGACTTTGCCGCTGCCAAGCTGAGAGAGGTGGAGGCGGTTTACCAGAATTATCTCGAAAAGGAATTCAGCAACGCCGTGAGTACGGTTCGCGCCACCAGTCTCATGTTACATATTTTCGGCATGAGAGTGTATGGCTACCAACAGGGGTCAACGGATCGTATGCGCCGAGGGTTGAAGGAGGGCCTGCCTTGGCTACCCTGGACAGATGAGGCGTAA
- the map gene encoding type I methionyl aminopeptidase: MNAKVGRNDPCPCGSGKKYKKCCMSTTSSEKPDLSETFYRRYKVRLKTPEQIEGMRRCGKLVMQTFEAIKHLIRPGVQTEEINQAVHDFTIKNNARPAPLNYMGFPKSVCISPNEVICHGIPGTNTLKDGDIVNVDITSILNGYYADCNQTFFVGTPSQDARKIVDVARECLRLGLEQAKPGNIINDISAAIQTYAEKQGCSVVREYMGHGVGLDFHEAPNVPHFRSQWGNVPLVPGMTFTIEPMINLGRKEVRVLDDQWTAVTKDGSLSAQFEQTIVITEDGFESLTPFDL; this comes from the coding sequence ATGAACGCCAAAGTCGGTCGCAACGACCCCTGCCCCTGTGGCAGCGGCAAGAAATACAAGAAATGCTGCATGAGTACGACAAGTTCGGAAAAACCGGATTTGTCCGAAACCTTCTATAGACGGTACAAAGTTCGTCTGAAAACGCCAGAACAGATTGAAGGAATGCGCCGCTGCGGCAAACTGGTCATGCAGACCTTTGAAGCCATCAAGCACTTGATACGGCCTGGCGTACAGACTGAAGAGATCAACCAGGCGGTCCACGACTTCACCATCAAGAACAATGCGCGTCCCGCCCCGCTGAACTACATGGGCTTCCCCAAAAGCGTCTGCATCTCGCCAAACGAAGTCATTTGCCACGGCATTCCCGGCACGAACACTCTCAAAGACGGTGACATAGTCAACGTGGACATCACCTCAATCCTCAACGGCTACTATGCTGACTGCAACCAGACCTTTTTCGTAGGGACACCTTCGCAGGATGCACGAAAGATTGTTGATGTTGCCCGCGAATGTCTTCGCCTGGGACTGGAGCAGGCAAAGCCTGGAAACATCATCAACGACATTTCCGCCGCAATCCAGACCTATGCCGAAAAGCAAGGCTGTTCAGTAGTACGTGAATACATGGGCCACGGCGTTGGTCTCGATTTCCATGAGGCTCCCAACGTCCCGCACTTTCGCTCACAATGGGGCAACGTACCACTTGTCCCGGGTATGACATTTACTATCGAACCGATGATAAACCTCGGCAGAAAAGAAGTTCGTGTACTCGACGACCAATGGACCGCCGTGACCAAAGACGGATCTCTCTCCGCGCAATTCGAACAGACCATCGTCATCACTGAGGACGGCTTTGAAAGCCTGACACCGTTCGATCTGTAG
- a CDS encoding NAD-binding protein, which yields MKFLPSQLLYFFHDRRAKRNLHSLIRFILFLCLFIGASSVLFHILMEMEGQHYSWITGVYWTLTVMSTLGFGDITFTSDIGMVFTLCVLMSGIVFLLVMLPFTFIQFFYAPFLEAQSKSRAARELPEETSGHLIIIGSDRVALSLATRVRQFNYQYCFLVNDVNHALDLVDQGYKAVVGDSDNPQTYSLLRADQAAMVVLLSDDMKNTNAAYTIREVSTDVQVVANADSEESVDILQLAGSSYVFQFMYMLGEMLARRTLGTGARSNVIGNINKLNISEAPAMDTPLVGRTVKDCGLRDATGMNIVGLWEHGRLVPARPETVISSKTIMIMAGTEEQLKAYDEFVGEAPPMDAPVLILGGGRVGQSAARVLKQRNIDYMIVEKNPKLIHDEIHYIHGSASDLDVLKAAGIDSAPSVFITTHNDDLNIYLTIYCRRLRPDIQIISRATFDRNITILHKAGADLVMSYATMAANTIINLLSPGKVMTLTEGLNIFRVEVGSSLADKTLMESNIRNDTGCSIIAVSRGEEMEINPDPMLPLDKGTSLLVIGAAEDERRFLDKYQA from the coding sequence ATGAAATTTCTTCCTTCCCAGTTGCTGTATTTTTTTCATGATCGTCGCGCAAAGCGCAACCTGCATTCCCTCATCAGGTTTATCCTGTTTCTGTGTCTCTTCATCGGGGCTTCCAGTGTTTTATTCCATATACTCATGGAAATGGAAGGGCAGCATTATTCTTGGATTACCGGCGTGTATTGGACGCTGACGGTCATGTCCACACTTGGATTCGGCGACATTACCTTTACATCTGATATCGGAATGGTGTTTACGCTCTGCGTCCTCATGTCGGGCATCGTTTTTCTGCTGGTGATGCTCCCTTTCACCTTCATTCAATTCTTTTACGCCCCGTTCCTTGAGGCCCAAAGCAAGTCGAGGGCTGCCCGGGAATTGCCCGAGGAGACATCTGGACACCTGATCATTATCGGCTCCGACAGAGTGGCCCTCAGTCTGGCTACACGCGTAAGGCAGTTCAACTACCAGTATTGCTTTCTGGTCAACGACGTGAACCACGCGCTGGATTTGGTCGATCAAGGATACAAGGCCGTGGTGGGCGATTCCGACAATCCGCAAACCTACTCACTTTTGCGGGCCGATCAGGCGGCCATGGTCGTACTTCTGAGCGACGACATGAAAAATACCAATGCGGCCTACACGATTCGCGAGGTGTCTACAGACGTACAGGTGGTGGCAAATGCCGACTCTGAAGAATCCGTGGACATTCTCCAGTTGGCAGGATCGAGCTACGTCTTCCAATTCATGTATATGCTCGGAGAAATGCTCGCCCGACGCACCCTCGGCACCGGTGCCCGGAGCAACGTCATTGGCAACATCAACAAACTCAATATTTCCGAAGCTCCCGCCATGGACACACCGCTTGTGGGCCGAACCGTCAAGGACTGCGGCCTGCGCGATGCCACCGGCATGAACATCGTAGGACTCTGGGAGCATGGCCGTTTGGTACCCGCCCGCCCAGAGACTGTCATCAGTTCCAAAACAATAATGATAATGGCCGGAACCGAAGAACAGTTGAAGGCTTACGACGAATTTGTCGGCGAGGCTCCGCCCATGGACGCACCGGTGCTCATTCTCGGCGGCGGTCGTGTGGGACAGTCTGCCGCGCGGGTGCTCAAACAACGGAACATTGACTACATGATTGTGGAAAAAAACCCAAAACTCATCCACGACGAAATTCACTACATCCACGGCAGCGCCTCGGACCTCGACGTACTAAAGGCCGCGGGAATCGATAGCGCGCCATCAGTGTTCATCACCACGCACAACGACGACCTGAACATCTATCTGACGATATATTGCAGGCGGCTTAGACCGGACATTCAGATTATCAGCAGGGCAACGTTCGACAGAAACATCACGATCCTGCACAAGGCCGGTGCCGATCTGGTCATGTCCTATGCCACCATGGCAGCCAACACCATCATCAACCTACTGAGTCCGGGCAAGGTAATGACCTTAACCGAAGGACTGAACATTTTCCGGGTCGAGGTGGGGTCCTCGCTTGCCGACAAAACACTCATGGAAAGCAACATTCGCAACGACACCGGGTGTAGCATCATTGCGGTCTCCCGTGGTGAAGAAATGGAAATCAACCCGGACCCGATGCTCCCGCTCGACAAAGGGACTTCGCTGCTTGTCATCGGTGCGGCCGAGGATGAACGCCGCTTCCTGGACAAGTACCAAGCTTGA